The Doryrhamphus excisus isolate RoL2022-K1 chromosome 1, RoL_Dexc_1.0, whole genome shotgun sequence genome includes a window with the following:
- the acsl1a gene encoding long-chain-fatty-acid--CoA ligase 1a isoform X1, with the protein MQAQEVLRQLRIPELDDVRQYIRGLPSNTLLGMGVFAAITTYWLSTRPKALKPPCDLSMQSVEMADEEGARRSVLNSSDEHMTHYFSDATTIYEVFLRGLRMSNNGPCLGSRKPNQPYEWLSYREVADRAEYVGSALLHRGHSNTGDKYIGIFAQNRPEWTISELACHTYSLVTVPLYDTLGTEAIGFIIDRASISTVICDVAEKARMILDCFNEKGRTVKTIVLMEPFDADLVTQGQKYGVEVMRLKDFEDLGKANYYDPMPPKPEDLALICFTSGTTGNPKGAMLTHGNVISNTAAFLKMTEVHCMLNQHDVLVSYLPLAHMLERVVQGVILIHGARIGFFQGDIRLLMDDLKELQPTFFPVVPRLLNRMFDKIFSQANTPLKRWMLDLAFRRKEAELNNGVVRKNSMWDKLIFKKVQASLGGRVRLMLTGAAPVSPTVLTFLRVALGCQFYEGYGQTECTAGCSMSMPGDWTAGHVGPPLPCNAIKLVDVADMNYLAANNEGEVCVKGPNVFLGYLGDAEKTAEAIDKDGWLHTGDIGKWLPNGTLKLIDRKKHIFKLAQGEYIAPEKIENIYNRSDPVAQIFVHGDSLQACLVGIVVPDPDFLTIWLKRRGINGSYLDLCKSKDVKNAILEDLQKLGKQNGLKSFEQVRDIALHPEMFSVQNGLLTPTLKAKRVELLSYFRAQINELYANIKV; encoded by the exons ATGCAGGCTCAGGAAGTCCTGAGACAGCTGCGGATTCCAGAGTTGGATGACGTTCGCCAGTATATACGAGGTCTTCCAAGCAACACACTATTGGGCATGGGTGTCTTCGCCGCCATTACCACATACTGGCTGTCCACCCGGCCAAAAGCCCTCAAACCACCGTGTGACCTCAGCATGCAGTCTGTGGAAATGGca GACGAAGAAGGTGCAAGAAGGTCAGTGCTCAACAGCAGCGACGAGCACATGACGCACTACTTCAGTGACGCAACCACGATATACGAGGTGTTCCTTCGAGGGCTCAGAATGTCAA ATAACGGACCTTGTTTAGGCTCAAGAAAACCAAACCAGCCGTACGAGTGGCTTTCTTACAGAGAG GTTGCAGACCGGGCCGAGTATGTGGGGTCTGCCTTGCTTCACAGAGGTCACTCTAATACAGGGGACAAGTATATCGGCATCTTCGCCCAAAACAGACCAGAG TGGACCATATCCGAGCTGGCATGTCACACATATTCCCTCGTAACGGTTCCACTGTACGACACACTTGGTACGGAAGCTATCGGCTTCATTATCGACAGag CTTCCATCAGCACTGTGATTTGTGACGTGGCTGAAAAAGCTCGAATGATTCTTGACTGTTTCAACGAAAAAGGGCGAACGGTGAAAACGATTGTGTTGATGGAACCGTTCGATGCTGATCTGGTGACTCAAGGACAAAAGTACGGCGTTGAGGTTATGCGCCTCAAGGACTTTGAG GACTTGGGTAAAGCAAACTACTATGACCCTATG CCACCCAAACCAGAGGACCTTGCGCTTATCTGCTTTACATCTGGAACAACAG GAAACCCTAAGGGTGCAATGCTCACGCATGGAAATGTCATCTCCAACACTGCAGCTTTTCTTAAAATGACAGAG GTGCACTGCATGCTGAACCAACATGACGTTCTCGTATCCTATCTTCCCCTAGCTCACATGCTTGAGAGGGTTGTGCAG GGTGTCATCCTCATCCATGGTGCTCGTATTGGATTCTTCCAAGGCGACATTCGGCTCTTGATGGATGATTTAAAAGAACTGCAGCCAACATTCTTTCCTGTGGTCCCGCGTCTCCTCAACCGCATGTTTGATAAG ATATTTAGTCAAGCCAACACACCGCTGAAGAGATGGATGTTGGATTTGGCTTTTAGGAGGAAGGAGGCGGAGCTAAATAATGGTGTGGTCAGAAAGAACAGTATGTGGGACAAGCTCATCTTTAAAAAAGTACAG GCTAGCCTGGGTGGACGCGTGCGCTTGATGCTTACAGGAGCTGCACCCGTGTCCCCCACTGTTCTGACTTTCCTACGAGTGGCGCTGGGGTGTCAG TTTTACGAAGGCTACGGCCAGACTGAATGCACGGCAGGATGCTCCATGTCAATGCCTGGGGACTGGACAGCAG GCCATGTTGGACCTCCTCTGCCTTGTAATGCCATCAAACTGGTGGATGTTGCAGACATGAACTACTTGGCAGCAAACAACGAAGGAGAG GTTTGTGTGAAAGGACCCAATGTATTCCTGGGATATCTGGGAGACGCTGAGAAAACGGCAGAGGCGATTGACAAGGATGGATGGCTGCACACGGGGGACATTGGCAAATGGCTTCCT AATGGCACTCTGAAACTTATCGACAGGAAGAAGCACATTTTCAAGCTAGCACAGGGAGAATACATTGCCCCAGAGAAGATAGAAAACATCTACAACCGTAGTGACCCGGTGGCCCAGATATTTGTGCATGGTGACAGTTTACAG GCATGCTTGGTGGGGATTGTGGTGCCCGATCCTGACTTTTTGACCATTTGGCTCAAGAGAAGAGGCATAAATGGCTCCTACTTGGATTTGTGCAAGAGCAAG GATGTTAAAAACGCTATTTTGGAGGACCTCCAGAAGCTGGGCAAACAAAATGGACTCAAGTCTTTTGAACAG GTGAGAGACATTGCATTGCATCCAGAGATGTTCTCTGTCCAGAATGGCCTGCTCACACCAACGCTCAAGGCGAAGAGGGTGGAGCTTCTGAGTTACTTTAGAGCACAGATAAACGAACTCTACGCCAACATTAAGGTCTAA
- the acsl1a gene encoding long-chain-fatty-acid--CoA ligase 1a isoform X2, translating into MQAQEVLRQLRIPELDDVRQYIRGLPSNTLLGMGVFAAITTYWLSTRPKALKPPCDLSMQSVEMADEEGARRSVLNSSDEHMTHYFSDATTIYEVFLRGLRMSNNGPCLGSRKPNQPYEWLSYREVADRAEYVGSALLHRGHSNTGDKYIGIFAQNRPEWTISELACHTYSLVTVPLYDTLGTEAIGFIIDRASISTVICDVAEKARMILDCFNEKGRTVKTIVLMEPFDADLVTQGQKYGVEVMRLKDFEDLGKANYYDPMPPKPEDLALICFTSGTTGNPKGAMLTHGNVISNTAAFLKMTEGKLDTSTKDVLISFLPLAHMFERVVEGVILIHGARIGFFQGDIRLLMDDLKELQPTFFPVVPRLLNRMFDKIFSQANTPLKRWMLDLAFRRKEAELNNGVVRKNSMWDKLIFKKVQASLGGRVRLMLTGAAPVSPTVLTFLRVALGCQFYEGYGQTECTAGCSMSMPGDWTAGHVGPPLPCNAIKLVDVADMNYLAANNEGEVCVKGPNVFLGYLGDAEKTAEAIDKDGWLHTGDIGKWLPNGTLKLIDRKKHIFKLAQGEYIAPEKIENIYNRSDPVAQIFVHGDSLQACLVGIVVPDPDFLTIWLKRRGINGSYLDLCKSKDVKNAILEDLQKLGKQNGLKSFEQVRDIALHPEMFSVQNGLLTPTLKAKRVELLSYFRAQINELYANIKV; encoded by the exons ATGCAGGCTCAGGAAGTCCTGAGACAGCTGCGGATTCCAGAGTTGGATGACGTTCGCCAGTATATACGAGGTCTTCCAAGCAACACACTATTGGGCATGGGTGTCTTCGCCGCCATTACCACATACTGGCTGTCCACCCGGCCAAAAGCCCTCAAACCACCGTGTGACCTCAGCATGCAGTCTGTGGAAATGGca GACGAAGAAGGTGCAAGAAGGTCAGTGCTCAACAGCAGCGACGAGCACATGACGCACTACTTCAGTGACGCAACCACGATATACGAGGTGTTCCTTCGAGGGCTCAGAATGTCAA ATAACGGACCTTGTTTAGGCTCAAGAAAACCAAACCAGCCGTACGAGTGGCTTTCTTACAGAGAG GTTGCAGACCGGGCCGAGTATGTGGGGTCTGCCTTGCTTCACAGAGGTCACTCTAATACAGGGGACAAGTATATCGGCATCTTCGCCCAAAACAGACCAGAG TGGACCATATCCGAGCTGGCATGTCACACATATTCCCTCGTAACGGTTCCACTGTACGACACACTTGGTACGGAAGCTATCGGCTTCATTATCGACAGag CTTCCATCAGCACTGTGATTTGTGACGTGGCTGAAAAAGCTCGAATGATTCTTGACTGTTTCAACGAAAAAGGGCGAACGGTGAAAACGATTGTGTTGATGGAACCGTTCGATGCTGATCTGGTGACTCAAGGACAAAAGTACGGCGTTGAGGTTATGCGCCTCAAGGACTTTGAG GACTTGGGTAAAGCAAACTACTATGACCCTATG CCACCCAAACCAGAGGACCTTGCGCTTATCTGCTTTACATCTGGAACAACAG GAAACCCTAAGGGTGCAATGCTCACGCATGGAAATGTCATCTCCAACACTGCAGCTTTTCTTAAAATGACAGAG GGAAAACTGGACACCAGTACCAAAGATGTGCTCATCTCTTTCCTCCCTTTGGCCCATATGTTTGAGAGAGTGGTGGAG GGTGTCATCCTCATCCATGGTGCTCGTATTGGATTCTTCCAAGGCGACATTCGGCTCTTGATGGATGATTTAAAAGAACTGCAGCCAACATTCTTTCCTGTGGTCCCGCGTCTCCTCAACCGCATGTTTGATAAG ATATTTAGTCAAGCCAACACACCGCTGAAGAGATGGATGTTGGATTTGGCTTTTAGGAGGAAGGAGGCGGAGCTAAATAATGGTGTGGTCAGAAAGAACAGTATGTGGGACAAGCTCATCTTTAAAAAAGTACAG GCTAGCCTGGGTGGACGCGTGCGCTTGATGCTTACAGGAGCTGCACCCGTGTCCCCCACTGTTCTGACTTTCCTACGAGTGGCGCTGGGGTGTCAG TTTTACGAAGGCTACGGCCAGACTGAATGCACGGCAGGATGCTCCATGTCAATGCCTGGGGACTGGACAGCAG GCCATGTTGGACCTCCTCTGCCTTGTAATGCCATCAAACTGGTGGATGTTGCAGACATGAACTACTTGGCAGCAAACAACGAAGGAGAG GTTTGTGTGAAAGGACCCAATGTATTCCTGGGATATCTGGGAGACGCTGAGAAAACGGCAGAGGCGATTGACAAGGATGGATGGCTGCACACGGGGGACATTGGCAAATGGCTTCCT AATGGCACTCTGAAACTTATCGACAGGAAGAAGCACATTTTCAAGCTAGCACAGGGAGAATACATTGCCCCAGAGAAGATAGAAAACATCTACAACCGTAGTGACCCGGTGGCCCAGATATTTGTGCATGGTGACAGTTTACAG GCATGCTTGGTGGGGATTGTGGTGCCCGATCCTGACTTTTTGACCATTTGGCTCAAGAGAAGAGGCATAAATGGCTCCTACTTGGATTTGTGCAAGAGCAAG GATGTTAAAAACGCTATTTTGGAGGACCTCCAGAAGCTGGGCAAACAAAATGGACTCAAGTCTTTTGAACAG GTGAGAGACATTGCATTGCATCCAGAGATGTTCTCTGTCCAGAATGGCCTGCTCACACCAACGCTCAAGGCGAAGAGGGTGGAGCTTCTGAGTTACTTTAGAGCACAGATAAACGAACTCTACGCCAACATTAAGGTCTAA
- the primpol gene encoding DNA-directed primase/polymerase protein, translated as MSKWGQRLKKVEQLAEAFQNNPMVTRYKPRLLPCQPSSVWKIFPRQNLAISFAQSCKEPVHVFALEKEKALPGQRIFLVTSYSELWHYYRINTQSLMHCYEVITEGAVCKLYFDLEFHKPSNRQADGKKMVSLLIQYVCKNLKDIYGIECSEKNVLNLDSSTDDKFSRHLIFNLHNAAFKDNTHVGAFIHNILQPLLGATSGRSCLEGPIEPGTHVASATQSPEKQEGVDLSFLRVKDKNDRHSLFVDLGVYTKNRNFRLFKSSKVGKNAAFTLADDNKFIANSKKGVPVEESVFLASLVCNVSFTGQKILTCHATEANDLTTTTVPSWQGSLPDEGLLSGCLTSPYQEVDNFVLTVVRKDGIQGSIRRWNYFATEQLLVYDIAKYRWCDNVGRFHKSNNIMIVVDLKEDVWYQKCHDPECRNYRSSSYPLPQEICISYVMMLDDENQSYTMDEADNIDPTQPPKQVSQGMEWDQESADVWGRDDDDRQFSDCLDDFELNSSEISDDLLLSCMDDFDSQ; from the exons ATGAGCAAGTGGGGACAGCGGCTGAAGAAAGTGGAGCAGCTCGCCGAGGCCTTCCAGAACAATCCCATGGTCACACGCTACAAACCTCGACTCTTGCCGTGTCAGCCTTCCTCCGTCTGGAAAATCTTCCCTCGCCAAAATTTGGCTATTAGCTTCGCTCAGAGCTGCAAAGAG CctgtgcatgtttttgcacTCGAAAAAGAGAAGGCACTTCCTGGTCAAAGGATCTTCCTGGTTACCAGCTATAGTGAACTATGGCACTACTACAG GATCAACACTCAGTCTTTGATGCACTGCTATGAGGTGATaacagagggtgctgtttgcaAACTTTACTTTGACTTGGAATTCCACAAGCCCTCAAACAGACAGGCAGATGGGAAAAAGATGGTGTCTTTGTTGATCCAG TATGTGTGCAAAAATCTGAAGGACATTTATGGGATTGAATGCTCTGAAAAAAACGTACTCAATCTGGACTCAAGCACAGATGATAAGTTTAGTCGGCATCTCATCTTCAATCTCCATAATGCAGCTTTCAAAGACAACACACACGTCG GTGCCTTCATTCATAACATTCTCCAACCTTTGTTGGGTGCAACGTCAGGCAGAAGTTGTTTGGAAGGACCCATTGAACCAGG AACACATGTTGCCTCGGCAACTCAAAGTCCAGAAAAACAGGAAGGGGTTGACCTCAGCTTTCTCCGGGTAAAAGACAAGAATGACCGCCATTCCCTCTTTGTTGATCTTG GAGTGTACACAAAGAACAGAAATTTCCGACTTTTCAAGTCATCCAAAGTAGGAAAAAACGCAGCCTTCACCTTAGCAGATGACAACAAGTTCATTGCCAATTCCAAGAAGGGTGTTCCTGTCGAGGAAAGTGTTTTCTTGGCGTCTTTAGTGTGCAACGTGAG TTTCACAGGCCAGAAAATTCTTACATGTCATGCCACAGAAGCCAATGACTTGACGACCACAACGGTTCCGAGTTGGCAGGGCTCACTGCCTGATGAAG GCTTACTCTCGGGCTGCCTGACGTCTCCTTACCAAGAAGTAGACAACTTTGTATTAACAGTGGTTAGGAAGGACGGCATACAGGGAA GCATCCGACGGTGGAACTACTTTGCAACCGAGCAGTTGCTTGTCTACGATATTGCCAAGTACCGCTGGTGTGACAATGTGGGCAGGTTTCACAAAAGCAACAACATCAT GATTGTGGTGGATCTCAAAGAGGATGTGTGGTACCAGAAGTGTCACGATCCTGAGTGCAGGAACTATAGATCCTCAA GTTACCCATTGCCACAGGAGATCTGCATCAGCTACGTCATGATGCTG GATGATGAGAACCAATCATACACGATGGACGAGGCAGACAACATCGATCCCACTCAGCCGCCAAAGCAGGTATCCCAGGGAATGGAATGGGATCAGGAATCAGCTGATGTGTGGGGAAGAGATGACGACGACCGCCAATTTTCAGACTGCCTTGATGACTTTGAACTAAACAGCAGTGAAATCTCAGACGACCTTCTTCTCAGCTGCATGGATGATTTTGATTCGCAGTAG
- the LOC131129275 gene encoding GPI-linked NAD(P)(+)--arginine ADP-ribosyltransferase 1-like, with amino-acid sequence MWDKEKRFFALVTVMVVCGTVSAVKQLNMAPNAVDDLYQGCREQAMEELIHSDVLGQELSGDDGFQTAWNDKCPTLLPGGVKEHTAALLAYASGNAFLKVFNDAVETMGVNVSIYKHDFHFKSLHFLLMDIMKLVQPATCKNVYRVTSGNYIAEKGSKVRFGRFTTAHLDLSVKEDVEEGVYFNITTCFFVSLEGFCGLVEDIAILSPTEEFTVVDVKQVDDYREIILTHSKLEAFHNCYSFPQPTTAPAGGRAPAGNSTPLWLVLVLVTWVLFS; translated from the exons ATGTGGGACAAGGAGAAAAGATTCTTTGCACTTGTGACCGTCATGGTGGTCTGCGGCACA GTGAGTGCAGTAAAACAGCTGAACATGGCCCCGAATGCTGTGGACGACCTCTACCAAGGATGCAGGGAACAGGCAATGGAGGAATTGATCCACTCAGACGTACTGGGACAAGAGCTGAGTGGTGATGACGGCTTCCAGACAGCATGGAATGACAAATGTCCCACGCTTCTCCCGGGAGGTGTAAAGGAACATACCGCAGCTCTTTTGGCCTACGCTAGTGGAAATGCATTCTTAAAGGTCTTCAACGATGCAGTGGAGACCATGGGAGTGAACGTCAGCATCTACAAGCATGATTTCCACTTTAAGTCCCTGCACTTCCTGCTCATGGACATCATGAAGCTGGTGCAGCCAGCCACGTGTAAAAATGTCTACCGGGTGACAAGCGGTAACTACATAGCGGAGAAGGGCTCAAAGGTGAGATTCGGTAGATTCACCACAGCTCATTTGGATTTATCGGTGAAGGAGGACGTGGAGGAAGGGGTGTATTTCAACATCACCACATGCTTCTTTGTTAGCCTGGAGGGCTTTTGCGGCTTAGTGGAGGACATTGCCATCTTGTCCCCCACAGAGGAGTTCACTGTGGTGGATGTCAAGCAAGTGGACGACTACAGGGAGATCATTCTGACACATTCCAAACTGGAGGCTTTCCACAACTGTTACAGTTTTCCACA GCCGACTACAGCCCCAGCTGGTGGAAGGGCCCCAGCTGGTAACAGCACCCCCCTGTGGCTGGTTTTGGTACTCGTGACTTGGGTGCTTTTTTCTTGA
- the tacr3l gene encoding tachykinin receptor 3-like, with product MAIIHPLKPHLSAKATLAVIMAIWTLAVVLAFPLCYFYTVQLLPHRTLCYVAWPRMEEDADGGCEYHIIVIVLVHVVLLVVMGVAYSTIEVTL from the exons ATGGCCATCATCCATCCTCTGAAGCCTCATCTGTCAGCCAAAGCCACTCTAGCGGTGATCATGGCCATCTGGACTCTGGCTGTGGTCCTGGCCTTCCCTCTTTGCTACTTCTACACAGTTCAACTTCTGCCCCACAGGACCCTGTGCTATGTGGCTTGGCCACGCATGGAAGAGGATGCGGATGGAGGATGTGA GTACCACATCATAGTGATAGTGCTGGTCCATGTGGTGCTTTTAGTGGTGATGGGTGTCGCTTACTCCACCATAGAGGTGACTCTT
- the acy3.2 gene encoding N-acyl-aromatic-L-amino acid amidohydrolase (carboxylate-forming) B — translation MKHISFPPLTRFAICGGTHGNEMTGIHLVQQMEKNKVKEIEHVSVMTVLSNPDAVKVCRRYMETDLNRCFTSALLSTPLNTSSPYEMKQAHKLNALLGPKGSPEAVDLVCDLHNTTSNMGLCFIFFNYDWIALHICKYVQSKTSYGTIRAIQLVVPDSETFSLETVGKHGFSIEVGPQPTGVVRADIYNMVNETLDIIIEWLQKFNSGCSFEGGEMEAFSYFKTIDYPRDPTTHEITAAIHPQLQDNDFKLLQPGDPIFQSFTGETVAHEGEAAYPFFVNECAYYEKKTAFHLGLKKNISIPSISMQKGNA, via the exons ATGAAGCACATCTCTTTTCCCCCGCTGACCCGCTTTGCCATTTGCGGGGGCACTCATGGCAATGAGATGACGGGGATACACTTGGTGCAACAAATGGAGAAAAACAAGGTAAAGGAAATCGAGCATGTGTCTGTAATGACTGTACTTTCCAATCCGGATGCTGTTAAAGTGTGTCGAAGGTACATGGAAACTGATCTCAATCGTTGCTTCACAAGTGCTTTGCTGAG CACCCCCTTAAACACCTCGTCGCCCTATGAGATGAAACAAGCTCACAAGCTAAATGCTCTGCTTGGGCCCAAAGGAAGCCCAGAAGCCGTGGACCTTGTATGCGACCTCCACAACACCACCTCCAACATGGGCCTctgcttcatttttttcaactacgACTGGATCGCTCTGCACATTTGTAAATATGTGCAG AGCAAAACATCATATGGGACCATAAGAGCAATCCAACTGGTTGTACCGGATTCAGAGACCTTCTCACTTGAAACTGTAGGCAAACATGGCTTCT CAATAGAGGTTGGGCCTCAACCCACTGGCGTAGTCAGAGCTGACATTTACAACATGGTGAATGAAACACTGGATATCATCATTGAATGGCTTCAAAAATTCAATTCTG GATGCAGTTTTGAGGGTGGTGAAATGGAGGCATTCAGCTATTTCAAGACCATTGACTACCCGAGAGATCCCACCACCCATGAGATCACGGCAGCTATTCATCCCCAGCTGCAG GACAACGACTTCAAGCTTCTCCAGCCAGGGGACCCCATTTTCCAGTCATTTACCGGGGAGACTGTAGCGCACGAGGGAGAGGCAGCCTATCCATTTTTTGTGAATGAATGTGCCTACTACGAAAAGAAGACTGCTTTCCATTTAGGTCTGAAGAAAAACATTAGCATCCCGTCCATCAGTATGCAGAAGGGAAATGCTTGA
- the cldnd1b gene encoding claudin domain-containing protein 1b has protein sequence MVDNRYATALVIGSVLSLLAAVYLSVAVGTQHWYQYCSPAGGHDSTNATTLRDDFINGEFDEKTSSETLYHLNGTLGLWWRCILVPSQSHWFKEPDPKLELQCVSFTLPQQFLPKYKHPGNHNSEEDLLRTYLWRCQFLLPLVSLALVFLSSLVGVCACLCRSFKPTVVVGVLHLLAALCSLGGVCCFRASVDLLHQYAIPPEGVESSMGWSLYLALISFPLQMMAAALFLWAARSHRKNYTRMVAYRVA, from the exons ATGGTCGATAACCGCTACGCTACAGCTCTGGTCATCGGCTCCGTGCTAAGCTTGCTGGCGGCTGTCTACCTCTCCGTGGCCGTGGGGACCCAGCACTGGTACCAATACTGCAGCCCAGCAGGCGGACATGACAGTACTAACGCCACCACGCTGAGAGATGACTTTATCAATGGCGAGTTTGATGAGAAGACCTCCAGCGAGACCTTGTACCACCTCAACGGCACCCTGGGACTGTGGTGGAGGTGCATCCTGGTGCCCAGCCAGTCCCACTGGTTCAAGGAGCCAG ATCCCAAGTTAGAGCTGCAGTGTGTGAGCTTCACTCTTCCCCAGCAGTTTTTGCCCAAGTACAAACACCCTGGAAACCACAATAGTGAAGAGGATCTGCTTAGGACAT ATTTGTGGAGGTGCCAGTTTCTCCTGCCTCTGGTGTCTCTGGCCTTGGTGTTCCTCAGCAGCCTTGTAGGTGTCTGCGCTTGCCTGTGCCGCAGTTTCAAGCCCACTGTGGTTGTAGGAGTGCTGCATCTTCTTGCAG CTCTGTGCTCTCTTGGTGGCGTCTGCTGCTTCAGGGCCAGCGTGGATCTTCTCCATCAGTATGCCATACCTCCCGAGGGGGTGGAGTCCTCAATGGGCTGGTCCCTCTACCTCGCCCTCATCTCCTTCCCTCTGCAGATGATGGCGGCCGCTTTGTTCCTCTGGGCGGCTCGCAGTCACCGCAAGAACTACACACGCATGGTCGCTTACAGAGTGGCCTAA